The following coding sequences are from one bacterium SCSIO 12741 window:
- the clpX gene encoding ATP-dependent Clp protease ATP-binding subunit ClpX has product MAKGEPRCSFCGKSKSEVNILIAGISGHICDGCISQAQHIVEEEITQRVESSISKTLNLLKPKDIKSHLDEHVIGQDQAKKALSVAVYNHYKRITQKSDENDVEIEKSNVILLGETGTGKTLLAKTIARILNVPFAVADATVITEAGYVGEDVESILTKLLQAADYDVSAAQRGIVFIDEIDKISRKSDNPSITRDVSGEGVQQAMLKLLEGADVGVPPKGGRKHPEQKLVQINTKDILFICGGAFVGIDSLIKRRLNTSALGFGAQKNLDHIEDQNILQYVTPQDLKKYGLIPELIGRFPVLTYLNPLDNVALSRILTEPKNALIKQYSKLFEMENIKLSFDKEVLDFMVEKAVEFALGARGLRSICEAIMMDAMYELPSEKDQVTEFRVTLSYAQEKLKNSTIQNLKVA; this is encoded by the coding sequence ATGGCAAAGGGAGAACCACGTTGTTCGTTTTGCGGCAAAAGCAAAAGTGAAGTTAACATTCTGATCGCTGGAATTTCCGGCCACATCTGTGATGGCTGTATTTCGCAAGCCCAACACATCGTGGAGGAAGAGATTACCCAACGGGTGGAGTCTTCCATTTCTAAAACCCTTAACCTTCTTAAACCCAAAGACATTAAGTCTCATTTGGATGAACATGTCATTGGACAGGATCAGGCCAAAAAGGCTCTTTCTGTAGCGGTATACAACCACTACAAACGAATTACTCAAAAGAGTGACGAAAACGACGTCGAAATCGAAAAGTCGAATGTTATTCTATTGGGTGAAACGGGAACCGGAAAGACCCTTTTGGCCAAAACCATTGCTCGAATTCTAAACGTGCCTTTTGCTGTGGCTGATGCTACGGTTATTACCGAGGCAGGTTATGTTGGAGAGGATGTAGAAAGTATTCTGACCAAGCTGCTTCAAGCTGCTGACTACGATGTGTCGGCTGCTCAACGTGGTATCGTGTTTATTGATGAGATCGATAAAATTTCCCGCAAAAGCGATAATCCTTCCATTACCCGTGATGTATCCGGGGAAGGAGTGCAGCAGGCTATGCTTAAGCTCCTGGAAGGCGCTGATGTTGGGGTTCCGCCAAAAGGTGGAAGAAAGCACCCTGAGCAAAAATTGGTTCAGATCAACACCAAAGACATTCTCTTCATTTGTGGAGGTGCCTTTGTTGGAATTGATTCGCTGATTAAACGTAGGCTCAATACTTCGGCCCTCGGTTTTGGTGCTCAAAAGAACCTTGATCATATCGAAGACCAAAACATTCTTCAGTATGTGACTCCTCAAGATTTGAAAAAGTACGGCTTGATTCCCGAGCTTATCGGTCGTTTCCCCGTTCTTACCTATTTGAATCCTTTGGATAATGTGGCCCTCAGCCGTATTTTGACAGAACCTAAGAATGCTTTGATCAAGCAGTACAGCAAGCTTTTTGAAATGGAGAATATCAAACTCAGTTTCGATAAAGAGGTGCTGGACTTTATGGTGGAAAAAGCCGTTGAATTTGCCTTGGGTGCTCGTGGACTTCGTTCCATTTGCGAAGCCATTATGATGGATGCCATGTACGAGCTTCCGTCTGAAAAGGATCAGGTAACTGAGTTTAGAGTGACTTTGAGTTACGCTCAAGAAAAGTTGAAGAATTCAACGATCCAGAATCTAAAGGTAGCCTAA
- a CDS encoding dihydrofolate reductase: protein MIVSLIVAMGSDHAIGRDNDLMWHLPADMKFFKETTRGHHVLMGRKNYLSIPERFRPLPGRPNQVLTRQQDFEAPGCTVIHNIEEGIDLARQAGEEELFVIGGGEVYALALKQGLIDKMYITHVQASFEDAEAFFPKFEQDDWNANLIQKQDPDDKHQFAFEVWEYKKKG, encoded by the coding sequence ATGATCGTTTCCCTGATTGTAGCCATGGGCTCAGACCATGCCATTGGACGAGATAACGACCTCATGTGGCACCTTCCTGCCGACATGAAATTTTTTAAGGAAACGACTCGTGGGCATCACGTGCTAATGGGCCGCAAAAACTACCTCAGCATTCCTGAAAGGTTTCGCCCCTTACCTGGAAGACCAAATCAGGTATTAACCCGACAGCAGGATTTTGAAGCTCCGGGATGTACAGTAATTCACAATATTGAAGAAGGAATTGACTTAGCCCGCCAGGCCGGTGAGGAAGAGCTCTTTGTAATTGGAGGTGGTGAAGTTTATGCCTTAGCCCTCAAGCAAGGGTTAATCGACAAAATGTACATCACGCATGTACAAGCCTCTTTCGAAGATGCGGAAGCTTTTTTCCCCAAGTTTGAGCAAGACGATTGGAACGCCAACTTAATTCAAAAGCAGGATCCCGACGACAAACATCAGTTTGCGTTCGAAGTATGGGAATACAAGAAAAAGGGGTAA
- a CDS encoding thymidylate synthase: MQQYHDLLNHILENGTQKGDRTGTGTLSCFGYQMRFDLKEGFPVLTTKKLHLRSIIHELLWFLSGDTNIGYLKENGVRIWDEWADENGDLGPVYGYQWRSWPTSNGQSVDQITRLIEMIKTNPNSRRLIVSAWNVEFIEDMALPPCHTMFQFYVADGKLSCQLYQRSADTFLGVPFNIASYALLTLMIAQVCDLEPGEFIHTFGDVHLYNNHLEQARLQLTRDPRPLPQMKINPEVKNIFDFKFEDFELVNYDPHPHIKAAVSV; encoded by the coding sequence ATGCAGCAATACCACGATCTGTTAAATCACATCCTGGAAAACGGAACCCAAAAAGGTGACCGAACAGGCACTGGAACTTTAAGTTGTTTCGGATATCAAATGCGTTTCGATCTTAAAGAAGGATTTCCGGTATTAACAACCAAAAAGCTGCATTTACGTTCCATTATTCATGAATTGCTTTGGTTTTTGAGCGGCGACACCAACATTGGCTACCTCAAAGAAAACGGAGTTAGAATTTGGGATGAATGGGCCGATGAAAATGGTGACCTGGGTCCTGTATACGGATACCAATGGCGCTCTTGGCCTACATCAAATGGCCAAAGTGTAGATCAGATCACCCGATTGATTGAAATGATTAAAACGAATCCCAATTCTCGTCGCCTAATTGTGAGTGCCTGGAATGTGGAATTCATCGAAGACATGGCCCTGCCTCCCTGCCACACCATGTTTCAATTTTATGTGGCCGACGGAAAGCTTTCCTGCCAGCTGTACCAGCGTAGTGCTGATACCTTCTTAGGAGTACCTTTTAACATTGCCTCCTATGCTCTATTAACCTTGATGATTGCCCAGGTGTGCGATCTGGAACCGGGAGAGTTTATCCATACTTTTGGTGACGTTCATTTGTATAACAATCACCTGGAGCAAGCCCGACTGCAACTTACACGTGATCCAAGGCCACTGCCTCAAATGAAGATTAACCCAGAAGTCAAAAACATCTTTGACTTCAAGTTTGAAGACTTCGAATTGGTTAATTACGATCCACACCCTCACATTAAAGCAGCTGTTTCCGTATGA